The following proteins come from a genomic window of Nicotiana tomentosiformis chromosome 12, ASM39032v3, whole genome shotgun sequence:
- the LOC138903088 gene encoding uncharacterized protein: MSEPSEMNFEKIRKMGGVEFEGTTDPTVAEQWLERMEMVFEKLECTNVAKFKYAISILQKDAYDWWISVPNTKAKPLVLTWDDFVKAFRAKYIPHVYCDAKKKEFLNLRQGSMSITEYQQKFLRLSRYVGCITDDERDKYRKFEEGVNGSIRKSVANIAT, encoded by the coding sequence ATGTCAGAACCTAGTGAAATGAATTTTGAGAAGATAAGGAAAATGGGTGGAGTTGAATTTGAAGGCACTACTGATCCCACTGTAGCTGAACAATGGCTCGAGCGCATGGAGATGGTATTTGAAAAACTAGAGTGTACTAATGTTGCtaaatttaagtatgctatctCTATTTTACAAAAGGATGCCTATGATTGGTGGATAAGTGTGCCAAATACAAAAGCAAAACCTTTGGTGCTTACTTGGGATGATTTCGTGAAAGCATTTCGTGCAAAATATATTCCCCAtgtctattgtgatgctaagAAAAAAGAGTTTCTGAATTTAAGACAAGGGAGTATGTCTATAACAGAGTATCAACAAAAATTTCTCAGGCTTTCTCGCTATGTTGGATGTATTACTGATGATGAAAGAGACAAGTACAGAAAATTTGAAGAAGGTGTGAATGGTTCAATCCGAAAATCTGTGGCAAATATTGCAACTTGA